Proteins encoded within one genomic window of Amorphoplanes friuliensis DSM 7358:
- a CDS encoding tannase/feruloyl esterase family alpha/beta hydrolase, whose translation MIKLLLAALIAVPVPAPAPSAPVTGCAALSRMDLPGVRITSAALALTRTNEFCQVEGHFSPGTSFTIKLPPSGWTGQYVQHGCSGLCGEVPALDVPVGGFQCEDAINGKLVLAASDTGHQGDGPATWGYDPRKRIEFGLTSEHKLRNVATAVMTSYYGRGPSHRYFTGCSTGGRQALNLAQRYPADFDGILAGAPANNLSALSGLLNPWLVVKNTGPGGRPILPVSKLPALHSAVARACGDAITDPRQCAFQPSSLRCPPGQDKPTCLTGTQVAAVTAFYRGPTDSQGRSLYNGGVPYGSELSWTWFLGPAAGDIALNYLRYLAYPHNPPASFDLGDVKFTKAAFDRLSVVGDAIYNANNPDLSAFRAHGGKIILWHGWADASIPPWSTIDYYRAVERRAGGFKASQSFSRLYLVPAGYHCLFGPADPPTEIGAPEFLTPLMTWVEGGDAPDVVGVPTIAPDLETLIRYLEVSPHDALAPVAAAPGSLNSGYRYVGRY comes from the coding sequence ATGATAAAACTGCTGCTCGCAGCCCTGATCGCCGTCCCTGTGCCCGCACCGGCGCCCAGCGCTCCTGTCACCGGCTGCGCCGCCCTGTCGCGGATGGACCTGCCGGGTGTGCGGATCACGTCGGCCGCCCTGGCCCTCACCCGCACGAACGAGTTCTGCCAGGTCGAGGGTCACTTCTCCCCCGGTACGAGCTTCACGATCAAACTGCCACCGTCGGGCTGGACCGGCCAGTACGTCCAGCACGGCTGCAGCGGCCTCTGCGGCGAGGTCCCCGCCCTGGACGTGCCCGTCGGCGGCTTCCAGTGCGAGGACGCCATCAACGGCAAACTCGTCCTGGCCGCCTCCGACACCGGCCACCAGGGCGACGGCCCGGCGACCTGGGGCTACGACCCGCGCAAACGCATCGAGTTCGGCCTCACCTCCGAGCACAAGCTCCGCAACGTCGCCACGGCGGTGATGACGAGCTACTACGGCCGCGGCCCGTCGCACCGCTACTTCACCGGCTGCTCGACCGGCGGCCGCCAGGCCCTCAACCTCGCCCAGCGGTACCCGGCCGACTTCGACGGCATCCTCGCCGGCGCGCCCGCGAACAACCTGTCGGCGCTCTCCGGCCTGCTCAACCCGTGGCTGGTCGTCAAGAACACCGGTCCCGGCGGGCGGCCGATCCTCCCTGTCAGCAAACTCCCCGCACTGCACTCGGCCGTCGCCCGCGCCTGCGGCGATGCCATCACCGACCCCCGGCAGTGCGCCTTCCAGCCGTCCTCCTTGCGCTGCCCGCCGGGCCAGGACAAACCCACCTGCCTCACCGGTACGCAGGTAGCAGCCGTCACGGCGTTCTACCGCGGCCCGACGGACAGCCAGGGCCGCAGCCTCTACAACGGCGGTGTCCCGTACGGCTCGGAACTGTCCTGGACCTGGTTCCTCGGCCCGGCGGCGGGCGACATCGCACTGAACTACCTGCGCTACCTCGCCTACCCGCACAACCCGCCGGCGTCTTTCGACCTCGGCGACGTCAAGTTCACCAAGGCCGCGTTCGACCGCCTGTCCGTCGTCGGCGACGCCATCTACAACGCCAACAACCCCGACCTGTCGGCGTTCCGCGCCCACGGCGGCAAAATCATCCTCTGGCACGGCTGGGCCGACGCCTCGATCCCACCCTGGTCCACGATCGACTACTACCGCGCGGTCGAGCGGCGGGCCGGCGGATTCAAGGCCTCGCAGTCGTTCTCCCGCCTCTACCTGGTCCCGGCGGGCTACCACTGCCTGTTCGGCCCCGCGGACCCGCCGACTGAGATCGGCGCCCCCGAATTCCTGACCCCACTCATGACCTGGGTCGAGGGCGGCGACGCCCCGGACGTCGTGGGGGTGCCGACCATCGCGCCCGACCTGGAGACCCTGATCCGCTACCTCGAGGTCTCCCCGCACGACGCCCTGGCGCCGGTGGCTGCGGCGCCGGGCAGCCTGAACAGCGGATACCGCTACGTCGGCCGGTACTGA
- a CDS encoding DUF4262 domain-containing protein, giving the protein MAGCARRDCRNPGSAAPRYGFTIGMADAGLPELCISGYSEIWHTMALLRALASLHARTPFRPGQEIAERLKPEKTFTNGAVTEASRLVKLQARAVDDMQMFNQQAHGYFERPHGPPGPVLGIQVMWPDAAGRFPDRPDYDHGRCPQELF; this is encoded by the coding sequence GTGGCTGGTTGTGCGCGGAGGGACTGCCGAAATCCTGGAAGTGCAGCACCCCGCTACGGGTTCACGATCGGGATGGCCGACGCCGGCCTGCCGGAACTGTGCATCAGTGGATACTCGGAGATCTGGCATACGATGGCGCTGCTGCGAGCCCTGGCGTCATTGCATGCCAGAACCCCGTTCCGGCCGGGTCAAGAGATAGCCGAGAGGTTGAAGCCGGAGAAGACATTCACGAACGGGGCCGTGACAGAGGCTTCACGGCTGGTGAAACTCCAGGCCCGAGCCGTTGACGACATGCAGATGTTCAATCAGCAAGCGCACGGCTATTTCGAGCGTCCCCATGGTCCTCCAGGCCCCGTGCTCGGCATCCAGGTCATGTGGCCGGACGCCGCGGGCCGGTTTCCCGATCGGCCGGACTACGACCACGGTCGTTGTCCGCAGGAATTGTTCTGA
- a CDS encoding RNA polymerase sigma factor, with product MSDELLVVRCQLGEREAFTELVQGWHPKVERYVGRMLGAPDDDVVQEIWLAVVKGLPRLRHPDRFAPWFFTVARRAVMNRLREAYTRPEPEPIDDVQGDDAAEGVVHRETLAVALAAIPAREREVLLLFYLEDLPLEACAQICAVPVGTVKSRLNRARRLLRQELVRKGYEA from the coding sequence ATGAGCGACGAGTTGCTGGTGGTCCGCTGCCAGCTGGGTGAACGGGAAGCCTTCACCGAGCTGGTCCAGGGCTGGCACCCGAAGGTCGAACGGTACGTCGGACGGATGCTCGGCGCCCCCGACGATGACGTGGTGCAGGAGATCTGGCTGGCCGTGGTGAAAGGACTGCCAAGGCTGCGCCACCCGGACCGGTTCGCGCCGTGGTTCTTCACCGTCGCACGCCGGGCGGTGATGAACAGGCTGCGCGAGGCATACACGCGCCCGGAGCCTGAACCGATCGACGACGTCCAGGGCGACGACGCGGCGGAAGGTGTTGTCCACCGGGAGACGCTCGCCGTTGCTCTGGCAGCAATCCCGGCCCGGGAACGGGAAGTGCTCCTGCTGTTCTATCTGGAGGACCTGCCCCTGGAAGCGTGCGCGCAGATCTGCGCGGTCCCCGTCGGCACGGTCAAGTCACGGCTCAATCGGGCCCGCAGATTGTTACGCCAAGAACTGGTCCGGAAGGGATACGAGGCATGA
- a CDS encoding CPBP family intramembrane glutamic endopeptidase codes for MSVIRGTNGKVPAGWKVAGFLALCGASVTLAAVLVGMFAPPWASQDGQAWPVVALAALFILGSTRLCLRLEGRRSVSFRPRFTQLAVGLAGGVALVGLLAWGLMLAGVLYWQPNRGFSASLMLGGTAYFCCAVLVEELAFRGYALQRLAEGVGPRAAVALLAAAFGGYHLLSLGTNPSVKTGGADLLWTAAGPAIGAVVFGVAALRTGGIALPLGLHLGWNWTQWHFFTFPADDNPVGLWNPLVMPWYTEHPAAFRIGYAVAMTLALLLVLFTTRRSGARPLFPAGPSAVALP; via the coding sequence ATGTCAGTCATCCGAGGCACGAACGGCAAGGTACCGGCGGGCTGGAAGGTCGCGGGGTTCCTGGCCCTGTGCGGCGCCTCCGTGACGCTCGCGGCTGTCCTGGTCGGCATGTTCGCCCCGCCCTGGGCGTCACAGGACGGTCAGGCCTGGCCGGTTGTCGCGCTGGCCGCCCTGTTCATCCTCGGCAGCACGCGCCTGTGCCTGCGCCTGGAGGGCCGGCGGTCGGTCTCCTTCCGGCCCCGGTTCACCCAGCTGGCCGTCGGCCTGGCCGGTGGTGTCGCCCTCGTCGGTCTGCTCGCCTGGGGACTGATGCTCGCCGGTGTCCTGTACTGGCAGCCCAATCGTGGCTTCAGCGCTTCCCTGATGCTCGGCGGCACCGCGTACTTCTGCTGTGCCGTACTGGTCGAGGAACTGGCCTTTCGCGGCTATGCCCTGCAGCGACTGGCCGAAGGCGTCGGACCGCGTGCCGCCGTCGCCCTGCTCGCCGCCGCGTTCGGCGGCTACCACCTGCTCAGCCTGGGCACCAACCCGTCGGTCAAGACCGGCGGCGCCGACCTGCTCTGGACCGCGGCCGGCCCGGCGATCGGCGCGGTCGTCTTCGGCGTTGCCGCTCTGAGGACCGGCGGCATCGCCCTGCCGCTGGGCCTGCACCTCGGCTGGAACTGGACCCAGTGGCACTTCTTCACCTTCCCGGCCGACGACAACCCCGTCGGCCTGTGGAACCCCCTGGTCATGCCCTGGTACACCGAACACCCGGCCGCGTTCCGCATCGGGTACGCCGTGGCCATGACCCTCGCTCTGCTCTTGGTCCTGTTCACCACGCGCCGCTCCGGTGCCCGGCCGCTCTTCCCCGCCGGCCCGTCCGCGGTCGCCCTGCCCTGA